One part of the Sorangiineae bacterium MSr11954 genome encodes these proteins:
- a CDS encoding PilZ domain-containing protein has protein sequence MVEVGGSTGPAFEAQSIDVSREGMHLRTAYLPEVGQPLTCRFDAGPREMVLASGEVVWSREAARGGEFGIRFSNLDADSARILGRMACAAHDPSAPPDAPGMKVRLHIDGLGSPMRARVKGASHAELTVGSELGFLQVGKDIELENAETGSKRHARIDRVEVRVDGQSQVPELLVALRYPDEMMVAHEEAPLTSVVRPEPSDRMAHAHERNAGAYERNAGAYERNTGAHERGAEGHEGDVDARDRAMDAHERNVDATADTIPAEPPYMTRSGAPPSSGPDVDVEVSHDERDSSDPSAHASAAPADRVKNAFSRSAAKVAPAIAAFTSRAKTTFALLAARRREQSAKNGPNDDVATPMRRVTAPPPGGGLHAEGRKVVRDFSALRDGLGEKAPAFVVDKKKMIAGGAVGALLIIGAVAMRKPNAPPPVAENAASEAPIASAAAPEGSAAAPGAAPAASAANGALAAVTPPAPAPANEVRPSDSGFTETVVSRPEHHAPKRVQVAPFTNGSVSHGNVLRLKMDDTIEKIQGAAQSSGFTVVLPSRRSLEAAAPLAARDGRIASIKVVNDPAGAELSVTFKDGVPNYAVRAKGSVLEIMLAPAGRMPERPTLADAHHDGHEGRGHAAPTANAKRKHAAPRHH, from the coding sequence ATGGTGGAAGTCGGCGGGTCGACCGGCCCCGCCTTCGAGGCGCAGTCGATCGACGTCTCGCGCGAGGGCATGCATCTGCGAACGGCCTACCTTCCCGAGGTCGGTCAGCCCCTGACGTGCCGCTTCGACGCGGGGCCTCGCGAGATGGTCCTCGCCTCGGGTGAAGTCGTGTGGTCGCGGGAGGCCGCGCGAGGGGGCGAATTTGGGATTCGCTTCTCCAACCTGGACGCCGACAGCGCACGGATCCTGGGGCGCATGGCCTGCGCCGCGCACGATCCCTCCGCGCCGCCGGACGCGCCGGGGATGAAGGTGCGCCTGCACATCGACGGACTGGGCTCCCCGATGCGCGCGCGCGTCAAGGGCGCCAGCCACGCGGAGCTCACCGTCGGCAGCGAGCTCGGGTTCCTCCAAGTGGGCAAGGACATCGAGCTCGAGAACGCCGAGACCGGCTCCAAGCGTCACGCGCGCATCGATCGCGTGGAGGTGCGCGTCGACGGCCAGTCGCAGGTGCCCGAGCTGCTCGTGGCCCTGCGCTACCCCGACGAAATGATGGTCGCGCACGAGGAGGCCCCGCTCACCAGCGTCGTCCGCCCCGAGCCTTCGGATCGCATGGCCCACGCGCACGAGCGCAACGCGGGCGCGTACGAGCGCAACGCCGGCGCGTACGAGCGCAACACGGGCGCGCACGAGCGCGGCGCCGAGGGGCACGAGGGCGACGTCGATGCCCGCGATCGCGCGATGGACGCGCACGAGCGCAATGTCGACGCCACCGCCGACACGATCCCCGCGGAGCCGCCGTACATGACCCGCAGCGGCGCCCCTCCGAGCTCCGGCCCCGACGTCGACGTGGAGGTCTCGCACGACGAGCGCGACTCCTCGGACCCGTCGGCGCACGCCTCGGCGGCCCCGGCCGACCGCGTGAAGAACGCGTTCTCCCGCAGCGCGGCCAAAGTGGCGCCTGCCATCGCCGCCTTCACCTCGCGCGCCAAGACGACCTTCGCCCTCCTCGCGGCGCGCCGCCGTGAACAGAGCGCGAAGAATGGACCCAACGACGACGTGGCGACCCCGATGCGCCGCGTGACCGCACCGCCGCCCGGCGGCGGACTGCATGCGGAAGGGCGGAAGGTCGTTCGCGACTTCTCGGCTTTGCGCGACGGACTCGGGGAGAAAGCACCTGCATTCGTGGTCGACAAAAAGAAGATGATCGCCGGCGGCGCCGTCGGAGCGCTGCTCATCATTGGCGCCGTGGCCATGCGCAAGCCGAACGCCCCGCCGCCCGTCGCGGAGAACGCCGCGAGCGAAGCCCCCATCGCCAGCGCCGCCGCGCCGGAGGGCAGCGCCGCCGCGCCGGGCGCAGCGCCCGCCGCGAGCGCGGCCAACGGGGCGCTCGCCGCCGTCACCCCGCCGGCGCCCGCCCCGGCCAACGAAGTGCGCCCCTCGGACTCGGGGTTCACGGAGACCGTCGTCTCCCGCCCCGAGCACCACGCGCCGAAACGCGTGCAGGTTGCACCTTTCACCAACGGCAGCGTCTCCCACGGCAATGTGCTCCGTCTCAAGATGGATGACACGATCGAGAAGATCCAAGGCGCCGCGCAGTCGAGCGGCTTCACCGTGGTCCTCCCCTCGCGCCGCTCGTTGGAGGCCGCCGCCCCGCTCGCTGCGCGCGATGGTCGCATCGCCAGCATCAAGGTCGTCAACGACCCCGCCGGCGCCGAGCTCTCGGTCACCTTCAAGGATGGCGTCCCCAACTACGCCGTCCGCGCCAAGGGCAGCGTGCTCGAGATCATGCTCGCCCCCGCCGGGCGCATGCCCGAACGTCCGACCTTGGCCGACGCCCACCACGATGGGCACGAGGGGCGCGGTCACGCGGCTCCGACCGCGAATGCCAAGCGCAAGCATGCTGCGCCGCGCCATCACTGA